The window ACAGCAGTCCGAGCGCCGCAAACCGGGTGCCGAAGCCGAGCAGCAGGAGGATCGGCAACATGATCTCTCCACATCCCGAGAGGAACGCCATCACCGTCGGTGCCGGATAGTGATAGGGCCCGCCCGGCAGATGCAGCATGAACTCGTCGCTGAACAACGTCACCGCGGTGTCGTTGAGCCTGAGGAAGCCTGCCCATTTGAGCATGCCAGAACGCCAGAACGGAACCGCCAGCGCAAAGCGGAGCACGAGCTGAACGACCGACGGCGAGGCGATGGTCTGCACCAGATGATTGGCCTTGTCGACGAGGAGCCCGAGCGAGGGGAGGCCGCCGCCCGCCTGCATGCGTTGGTCCGTGATCATCAGACGTCTCCGAAAGCGATTGAAGTGAAGGCGCCTGCCTCGATCAGGCCGGCGATGTTCGAAGCGAGGTCGAAGTCGGCCGCCGCCTCCAGCGCGCGTGCGGCGGCCTCGCCGAGCGGCCGACCCGACATCAGGCTGCTCGCGAATACTGCTCCGCCGGGCGGCAGGTGCCGGACCACGACATCGAATTCGGCGCGGGTGACCAACGCGTCTTCCGGTGTCGCAGCGTCGATGTGCCCAACCGGCGACGTGTCGCGGTTGGCGGCGAATATCGTCACCGCCGCGAATTGCGACTGCACGATTCCCGCCGCCGGGTGCCGTACGAGGACGAGGTCGCCCAGCCGCTCCGGCGCAACCGCGGCAAGCTGCGCCGGCGACAGCGGTGCCGCGTCGGCGGCGTGATAGGCATCGAGCCAGGCCCGCTCGATGCGTGCGACATCTGCGAGCCATGGCATCATCTGCGCATGCTCATATTGCGCAATGAAGTCCGCGAAGTCGCGGCCGTAGTCGAACAGCAGGGGTGAGATCGGCGGCGTCAGGCGAACGTGGAAGCGGGCCATGGCGCGGAAGAAGTCGATGCCGGTGATGCGCTGCACCGCCGGATAGATCGCAGCGAGCGCGTCGATCAGGCTGACCGTGACGTTGTTGCGGTAGACATCGTAGCGCTTGCCAGGTGCCTTGCCGTTCGGGCCGGTCACGATCTCAGGCGCAGGGCGCACCGGGTCCAGCAGCGCCGGTGCAAAGGCTGCGGCAAAGCAAAGGTCAGGCTCAGGCGGCATGACGATCTCCCGTCAGCTCGACCGGGCGGCAACGATCGAGGATCGCCTGCGCAGCGGCCGCCTCCGCTCGCAGGACCGGCCAGTCCGGGATCTTGCTGTCCCACTCGATCAGCGTCGGCACGCCGCCGCGGCGCCGGACGACGATCTCGTACAGCTTCCACACGGCGTCCGCGACCGGGCCGTCATGGCTGTCGATCAGCAGCAGATCGCCTTCGTCGTCGACCTGCTTGGCATGGCCGGCGAGATGGATCTCTTCGACGCGCGGCAGCGGAAAGTCCGCGAGGTAGTCGAGTGCCGAGAACCCGTGATTGGTCGCGGATACGAAGACGTTGTTGATGTCGAGCAGCAGCCCGCAGCCGGTTCGTTCGGCAACAGTGCGGATGAAATCGGTCTCGCTCATCGACGATT of the Bradyrhizobium sp. WSM1417 genome contains:
- a CDS encoding DNA-binding domain-containing protein, translated to MPPEPDLCFAAAFAPALLDPVRPAPEIVTGPNGKAPGKRYDVYRNNVTVSLIDALAAIYPAVQRITGIDFFRAMARFHVRLTPPISPLLFDYGRDFADFIAQYEHAQMMPWLADVARIERAWLDAYHAADAAPLSPAQLAAVAPERLGDLVLVRHPAAGIVQSQFAAVTIFAANRDTSPVGHIDAATPEDALVTRAEFDVVVRHLPPGGAVFASSLMSGRPLGEAAARALEAAADFDLASNIAGLIEAGAFTSIAFGDV
- a CDS encoding DoxX family protein; translated protein: MITDQRMQAGGGLPSLGLLVDKANHLVQTIASPSVVQLVLRFALAVPFWRSGMLKWAGFLRLNDTAVTLFSDEFMLHLPGGPYHYPAPTVMAFLSGCGEIMLPILLLLGFGTRFAALGLLFMTVIVELTVPDGWPIHITWAAMALGIMAYGPGRVSLDHLICQARGPRP